A part of Haloarchaeobius sp. HME9146 genomic DNA contains:
- a CDS encoding NUDIX hydrolase: protein MVEREPSEIDSVTVVPTYCHRCGTELGTEEWEGREVPWCPECDVVFSQLPSPAVHVIVHDDEEVLLLDEPVPQHDGLWSLPGGYTKYDESPKASLLRELDEETGLRADPDDLEFLTILHVELPDRGFYFITYRLDRAKTAGELTPEAEGFEAAFVPIEEVLHSPERIRDSDRERIELALSAC from the coding sequence ATGGTCGAGCGTGAACCCAGCGAGATCGACTCCGTCACCGTCGTGCCGACGTACTGCCATCGCTGCGGGACCGAACTCGGCACCGAGGAGTGGGAAGGCCGTGAGGTTCCATGGTGTCCCGAGTGCGACGTGGTCTTCTCACAGCTCCCCTCACCGGCCGTCCACGTCATCGTCCACGACGACGAGGAGGTCCTCTTGCTAGACGAGCCGGTCCCCCAGCACGACGGACTGTGGAGCCTCCCCGGCGGCTACACGAAGTACGACGAGAGTCCGAAAGCGTCGCTCCTGCGTGAACTCGACGAGGAGACCGGGCTACGTGCGGACCCCGACGACCTGGAGTTCCTGACCATCCTCCACGTCGAACTGCCGGACCGCGGCTTCTACTTCATCACGTACCGCCTGGACCGGGCGAAGACCGCGGGCGAACTCACACCCGAAGCCGAGGGGTTCGAGGCCGCGTTCGTCCCCATCGAGGAGGTACTACACTCGCCGGAGCGGATCCGAGACTCCGACCGGGAGCGCATCGAACTGGCGCTGTCGGCGTGCTGA
- a CDS encoding AI-2E family transporter has product MQLNRRVVLVALVLVAGVVTWITLSAVFATVFFALTVASVVTPVHRWLVGRGLPNYWAGVVTTILTFVGGFAVFAPIFIIAYVRRDGLFALVRQLPEELVIDAFGFYYAENVADIQDAVIDYLSDLAVVVARASPDLAFKATLFVMVLFSFLVAQDKVYRAGIAVVPPKYHDIAHALQERTNDTLLAIYVLQLATALGTFLVAVPVFWVLGYDYWVSMAVIAGILQFVPIIGPSVLIGATALWHLSLGEIQSAVIIVVVGGLVIGYLPDAVIRPRLASVTADMPGSLYFIGFIGGLLSVGPIGVIAGPLVVALFSETMTLLANEVNGAAELGEGEDETGEAAAAADAETVPNDSPAADEPVESGETTDGLGEGSPDGTAGDD; this is encoded by the coding sequence GTGCAACTGAATCGTCGCGTCGTCCTCGTCGCCCTCGTGCTCGTCGCCGGGGTCGTGACGTGGATCACCCTCTCGGCCGTGTTCGCGACGGTCTTCTTCGCGCTCACCGTCGCGAGCGTGGTCACGCCGGTCCACCGCTGGCTGGTCGGTCGTGGGCTCCCCAACTACTGGGCGGGTGTCGTGACGACGATACTCACCTTCGTCGGCGGATTCGCGGTGTTCGCGCCCATCTTCATCATCGCCTACGTGCGCCGCGACGGGCTGTTCGCCCTGGTCCGCCAGCTCCCCGAAGAGCTCGTCATCGACGCGTTCGGCTTCTACTACGCCGAGAACGTCGCCGACATCCAGGACGCCGTCATCGACTACCTTTCCGACCTCGCGGTCGTCGTCGCACGTGCCAGCCCGGACCTCGCGTTCAAGGCGACGCTGTTCGTCATGGTGCTGTTCTCCTTCCTCGTCGCCCAGGACAAGGTCTATCGGGCGGGTATCGCGGTCGTCCCGCCGAAGTACCACGACATCGCCCACGCCCTGCAGGAGCGGACCAACGATACGCTGCTGGCCATCTACGTGCTCCAGCTCGCGACCGCGCTGGGCACCTTCCTCGTCGCGGTCCCGGTGTTCTGGGTGCTCGGCTACGACTACTGGGTGTCGATGGCGGTCATCGCGGGCATCCTCCAGTTCGTCCCCATCATCGGGCCGAGCGTCCTCATCGGTGCGACCGCCCTCTGGCACCTGAGCCTCGGCGAGATCCAGAGTGCCGTGATAATCGTCGTGGTCGGTGGCCTCGTCATCGGCTACCTCCCCGACGCGGTCATCCGGCCACGGCTGGCCAGCGTCACCGCGGACATGCCGGGGAGCCTCTACTTCATCGGCTTCATCGGCGGTCTCCTGAGCGTCGGCCCCATCGGGGTCATCGCGGGACCGCTCGTCGTGGCGCTGTTCTCGGAGACGATGACGCTGCTCGCGAACGAGGTGAACGGGGCGGCAGAGCTCGGAGAGGGCGAGGACGAGACTGGCGAGGCAGCCGCGGCTGCAGACGCCGAGACTGTGCCAAACGACAGCCCGGCTGCCGACGAACCGGTCGAATCAGGCGAGACCACCGACGGACTCGGCGAAGGGTCGCCCGACGGGACCGCTGGCGACGACTGA
- a CDS encoding sulfurtransferase — MTNLPWVVSREWLAANRDEVRLVDVRDAWEYDGIGHIPDAVSIPFDEYRSDGDEDEGKLPGVETWNRLMSEAGIEPEDTLVAYDDTHGVFAARFVVTALNYGHDDVHLMDGDYSAWNREHETTNAAPEVEPTEYEATIPDDRPLISAEAVLDALDEPDTVILDTREDWEYEEGHIPGAQVLDWRDLVDEESRGVKSEAELRTLLESMGVTPEKRVILYCNTARRISHTYVVLRHLGYDHVDFYEGSLTEWEKIDGPVETA; from the coding sequence ATGACGAACCTTCCGTGGGTCGTCTCGCGCGAGTGGCTCGCCGCCAACCGCGACGAGGTCCGACTCGTCGACGTCCGCGACGCGTGGGAGTACGACGGCATCGGCCACATCCCCGACGCCGTGAGCATCCCGTTCGACGAGTACCGAAGCGACGGCGACGAGGACGAGGGGAAACTCCCCGGCGTCGAGACGTGGAACCGGCTCATGTCCGAGGCCGGCATCGAGCCAGAGGACACCCTCGTCGCCTACGACGACACCCATGGCGTGTTCGCCGCCCGGTTCGTCGTGACCGCGCTCAACTACGGCCACGACGACGTCCACCTGATGGACGGCGACTACAGCGCCTGGAATCGCGAGCACGAGACGACGAACGCGGCTCCCGAGGTCGAGCCGACCGAGTACGAAGCGACGATTCCCGACGACCGCCCGCTCATCTCGGCCGAGGCCGTCCTCGACGCGCTCGACGAGCCGGACACCGTCATCCTCGATACCCGCGAGGACTGGGAGTACGAGGAGGGCCACATCCCCGGCGCGCAGGTGCTCGACTGGCGCGACCTCGTCGACGAGGAGAGCCGTGGCGTGAAGTCGGAAGCGGAACTCCGTACCCTCCTCGAATCGATGGGCGTCACGCCCGAGAAGCGCGTCATCCTCTACTGCAACACCGCCCGCCGTATCAGCCACACCTACGTCGTCCTCCGCCACCTCGGCTACGACCACGTCGACTTCTACGAGGGCAGCCTCACCGAGTGGGAGAAGATAGACGGCCCGGTCGAGACTGCGTAA
- a CDS encoding sulfurtransferase yields the protein MTEYAKDVLVSADWVESNLDEFQSDDPAHRLVEVDVDTEAYDESHAPGAIGFNWETQLQDQTTRDILTKDEFEDLLGSHGITEDSTVVLYGDNSNWFAAYTYWQFKYYGHDDVRLMDGGRDYWLENDYPLTDEVPSFSEQEYNASGPRESIRAYREDVENAIERGVPLVDVRSPEEFSGEILAPPGLQETAQRGGHIPGAQNISWAAVTNDDGTFKTYDELQELYGEHGIEGDSTTVAYCRIGERSSVAWFALHELLGYEDAINYDGSWTEWGNLVGAPIEKGN from the coding sequence ATGACGGAATACGCTAAAGACGTACTCGTTTCCGCGGACTGGGTCGAGAGCAATCTCGACGAATTCCAGAGCGACGACCCCGCCCACCGACTGGTCGAGGTCGACGTGGACACAGAGGCGTACGACGAGAGTCACGCGCCGGGCGCTATCGGCTTCAACTGGGAGACGCAGCTCCAGGACCAGACGACCCGTGACATCCTGACGAAGGACGAGTTCGAGGACCTCCTCGGCTCTCACGGCATCACCGAGGACTCCACGGTCGTCCTCTACGGTGACAACTCGAACTGGTTCGCGGCCTACACCTACTGGCAGTTCAAGTACTACGGCCACGACGACGTCCGTCTCATGGACGGTGGCCGCGACTACTGGCTCGAGAACGACTACCCGCTCACGGACGAGGTCCCCTCGTTCAGCGAGCAGGAGTACAACGCCAGCGGCCCGCGCGAGTCCATCCGCGCCTACCGCGAGGACGTCGAGAACGCAATCGAGCGCGGCGTTCCGCTCGTCGACGTTCGCTCGCCCGAGGAGTTCTCTGGTGAGATTCTCGCGCCCCCGGGCCTGCAGGAGACCGCCCAGCGTGGCGGCCACATCCCCGGCGCACAGAACATCTCGTGGGCGGCCGTGACCAACGACGACGGCACGTTCAAGACCTACGACGAGCTGCAGGAGCTCTACGGCGAGCACGGCATCGAGGGCGACTCGACGACCGTCGCCTACTGCCGCATCGGCGAGCGCTCCTCGGTCGCCTGGTTCGCGCTCCACGAGCTGCTCGGCTACGAGGACGCCATCAACTACGACGGCTCCTGGACAGAGTGGGGCAACCTCGTCGGCGCGCCCATCGAGAAGGGCAACTAA
- a CDS encoding rubrerythrin family protein — protein MDSDDFLDTVRDENQTALSRVGSSKSLYAFTGGEMNSDDVVGVAATMATQGAARFGDWAGDGPAGEFFAAVADAETEWADSLDAEAADEPYALHEVLDDYDNPVERIGAFAGYSLIARKLADQFTGFFVGNADPQTAQTFRGRKGDLQERLDDLGDQLAAVCETDDDWEAAAGAAGAVIQAAYEEYTDRLEAMGVNPKPVC, from the coding sequence ATGGATTCAGACGACTTCCTCGACACCGTCCGCGACGAGAACCAGACCGCACTCTCCCGGGTCGGCTCCTCGAAATCGCTGTACGCCTTCACCGGCGGCGAGATGAACAGCGACGACGTGGTCGGGGTGGCCGCGACGATGGCGACACAGGGCGCGGCCCGCTTCGGCGACTGGGCCGGCGACGGCCCGGCCGGCGAGTTCTTCGCGGCGGTCGCCGACGCCGAGACCGAGTGGGCGGACTCCCTCGACGCTGAAGCCGCAGACGAACCGTACGCGCTCCACGAGGTGCTCGACGACTACGACAACCCGGTCGAGCGCATCGGTGCCTTCGCCGGATACTCGCTGATCGCCCGGAAACTCGCCGACCAGTTCACGGGCTTCTTCGTCGGGAACGCCGATCCGCAGACGGCCCAGACGTTCCGCGGGCGCAAGGGCGACCTGCAGGAGCGCCTCGACGACCTGGGCGACCAGCTCGCGGCGGTCTGTGAGACCGACGACGACTGGGAGGCTGCAGCAGGCGCAGCGGGCGCTGTGATTCAGGCAGCATACGAAGAATACACCGACCGGCTCGAAGCGATGGGCGTGAACCCGAAGCCGGTCTGTTGA
- a CDS encoding twin-arginine translocation signal domain-containing protein, with amino-acid sequence MTDENDPHCRHGQETQQNRANTTSESRVSRRDLLKGSGGAAAATVIPFEGLTTKANSPLGLNNNGAPVVVVQGTPNNPVGAQRRRNITDRVHEEAIDRGREPPRVKGGIKRADQKTNPTVAYVSTVTDDGVPRQYYGLAENDPSSAHGSAMARAKLLAEKNGSEIEVHKPNGRVDTMRPNGVGKAGRVTPISNESLQRYAAELEVSPSRRGYDASRSMGGVYSQDMGSPFYHSEVDEEDPDWGAATLYIWRYHVDSGGKYDPYQIQTRLWQKCGHAQDRDNPGAGYDEDWKNNYSKVDHLWNKELSGEDNLTIHELGEVDPKNDGETVTTSEEVSVSLSDITYTTSKTKYISDGVDVDIRRSRLDDGGWVKWISDFVHEDLRRDDYECHVASGASQEALDCSKPYEYMMLTRNEAAFIEDPSDDDYGYGTDTNNDRNSIYMNWYLAAWCQ; translated from the coding sequence ATGACGGATGAGAACGACCCACACTGTAGACATGGGCAAGAGACGCAGCAGAATCGGGCGAACACGACCAGCGAGTCGAGAGTATCGAGACGCGACCTCCTGAAAGGCTCTGGCGGGGCCGCCGCGGCCACGGTCATCCCCTTCGAAGGTCTCACCACGAAGGCCAATTCACCCCTGGGACTCAACAACAACGGTGCGCCGGTCGTCGTCGTCCAGGGGACGCCTAACAACCCCGTGGGAGCCCAACGGCGTCGGAATATTACCGACCGGGTTCACGAGGAGGCAATCGACCGGGGACGCGAGCCACCGAGAGTAAAGGGTGGAATCAAACGGGCAGATCAAAAAACCAACCCAACCGTTGCGTACGTCAGCACCGTCACCGACGACGGGGTTCCGCGACAGTATTATGGACTGGCAGAGAACGATCCGAGCTCCGCTCACGGCAGTGCAATGGCGCGAGCAAAGCTGCTTGCAGAGAAGAACGGCTCGGAGATCGAAGTCCACAAGCCGAACGGCCGCGTGGACACGATGCGTCCGAACGGCGTAGGAAAGGCCGGGCGCGTGACGCCTATCAGCAACGAGAGCCTTCAGAGATACGCAGCAGAGTTGGAGGTCTCGCCATCCCGGCGAGGGTATGATGCCTCACGTTCCATGGGAGGAGTTTACTCCCAGGACATGGGCTCTCCGTTCTATCACAGCGAAGTTGATGAAGAAGACCCTGACTGGGGCGCTGCAACGTTGTATATTTGGAGGTACCATGTGGACAGCGGGGGGAAGTACGATCCATACCAGATTCAAACGAGGTTGTGGCAGAAATGTGGACATGCACAAGATCGAGACAACCCTGGGGCCGGCTATGATGAGGACTGGAAAAACAACTATTCGAAAGTAGATCACCTTTGGAACAAGGAGCTCTCGGGTGAGGATAATCTCACCATACACGAGTTGGGGGAAGTTGACCCAAAGAATGACGGAGAAACCGTTACTACGAGCGAGGAGGTTTCCGTCAGCTTAAGTGATATAACGTATACAACGTCAAAAACCAAATACATTTCGGATGGCGTTGACGTCGACATCCGAAGGAGCAGGTTAGATGATGGTGGTTGGGTGAAATGGATATCCGACTTTGTACACGAGGACCTCAGGCGGGATGATTATGAGTGCCACGTCGCTAGTGGCGCCAGTCAAGAAGCCCTAGACTGTAGCAAGCCCTACGAATACATGATGCTAACGAGAAACGAGGCTGCCTTCATAGAAGATCCATCTGATGATGACTATGGTTATGGTACTGACACTAATAATGATAGAAACTCAATCTATATGAATTGGTATCTCGCTGCATGGTGTCAGTGA